From the genome of Pseudoxanthomonas sp., one region includes:
- a CDS encoding FAD/NAD(P)-binding protein: MTATIDTPPPSCDLAIIGGGAGGVLAAMQALRLATTPLRIVMIEPRQVLAQGVAYATTYGEHVLNVPAARMSAFDDRPADFLDYVVATTPPGGADRETLAHAFIARRRYGEYLRTRLQEAIAASPASLQVIRDSVCELEARDDGATLHLAEHGALHANGVVMAVGNTPKPLPARGAPHLPAGRSLAAWDFDAVKAIPVDAELCIVGSGLSMVDTVLSLHDNGHTGTIHVLSRHALLPLPHCHGGAATFDPAPLQVMDLRARMRFLRAAAKQAVADGLPWQAAMERIRPHVQALWQSMSLPDQRRFLRHVVRQWDVHRHRIAPEVHATLQALLDRGQLCLHRGRLDTVMDEGRRLRITTHTRDGRTDEFDVDYVVNATGVEMRAQTMRNPLLHDLLGRGHAQPGPHGIGLKAARDGRMVDAEGRPQPRIFILGSLRIGCVWESIAIPELRGQAETAVRELLAVPAP; encoded by the coding sequence ATGACCGCTACGATCGACACGCCCCCGCCGTCCTGCGACCTCGCGATCATCGGTGGCGGCGCCGGCGGCGTGCTGGCGGCGATGCAGGCGCTGCGCCTGGCCACCACGCCGCTGCGCATCGTGATGATCGAACCGCGCCAGGTGCTGGCGCAGGGCGTCGCCTATGCGACGACCTACGGCGAGCACGTGCTCAACGTGCCGGCCGCGCGCATGAGCGCCTTCGATGACCGTCCTGCGGACTTCCTCGACTATGTGGTCGCCACCACGCCGCCCGGCGGCGCGGATCGGGAGACGCTGGCGCACGCCTTCATCGCACGCCGCCGTTACGGCGAGTACCTGCGCACGCGACTGCAGGAGGCCATCGCCGCGAGCCCCGCCTCGCTGCAGGTGATCCGCGACAGCGTATGCGAGCTGGAGGCACGCGACGACGGCGCGACGCTGCACCTGGCGGAACACGGGGCCTTGCACGCGAACGGCGTGGTGATGGCGGTCGGCAACACGCCCAAGCCGCTGCCGGCACGCGGCGCACCGCACCTGCCGGCTGGCCGTTCGCTGGCGGCGTGGGACTTCGATGCGGTGAAGGCGATCCCGGTCGACGCCGAGCTGTGCATCGTCGGTTCGGGCCTGAGCATGGTGGATACCGTGCTGAGCCTGCACGACAACGGCCACACCGGCACGATCCACGTGCTGTCGCGCCACGCCCTGCTGCCGTTGCCGCACTGCCATGGCGGCGCGGCGACCTTCGATCCCGCCCCGCTGCAGGTCATGGACCTGCGCGCGCGCATGCGCTTCCTGCGCGCAGCGGCGAAACAGGCCGTCGCCGACGGGCTGCCGTGGCAGGCGGCGATGGAACGGATCCGTCCGCACGTGCAGGCGCTGTGGCAGTCGATGTCGCTGCCCGACCAGCGCCGCTTCCTGCGCCATGTCGTGCGCCAGTGGGACGTGCACCGCCACCGCATCGCGCCGGAGGTGCATGCCACGCTGCAGGCGCTGCTCGACCGCGGCCAGCTGTGCCTGCACCGCGGCCGGCTGGACACGGTGATGGACGAAGGCCGCCGCCTGCGCATCACTACGCATACCCGCGATGGCCGTACCGACGAGTTCGACGTCGACTACGTGGTCAACGCCACCGGCGTGGAGATGCGTGCGCAGACCATGCGCAACCCGCTCCTGCACGACCTGCTCGGCAGGGGCCACGCACAGCCCGGACCGCACGGCATCGGCCTGAAGGCGGCGCGCGACGGCCGCATGGTGGATGCCGAGGGCCGTCCGCAGCCGCGCATCTTCATCCTCGGCAGCCTGCGCATCGGCTGCGTCTGGGAAAGCATCGCCATCCCCGAACTGCGCGGCCAGGCCGAGACGGCCGTGCGCGAACTGCTGGCAGTCCCGGCGCCCTGA
- the cls gene encoding cardiolipin synthase, translating to MDWSYGTALLIVDWLIRLAALWWIPSRTTPAAARSWLLLVGFVPLLGLPLYLLLGHPWLSRERIERQARASDVIREEQRPLSALRWTPHGGAAAEMAPLIERQGAFMPTHGNAVVLLDDYEASLRALLEDIDGATQQVHLLYYLMFDDAVGDAVAASLCRAASRGVTCRLLLDAVGAKRGLRAYTARLRAAGVQVHAMLPGGLQWRRSGRMDLRNHRKVAVIDNRIGYVGSQNLADAVFVPGHPNRELVARVQGPVVSHLEGVFASDWYLETGERLIVQPDLGVQPQDVAAQLLPSGPAYPFENARDTVNALIHLARHKVVLTTPYFVPDDATLSALRIAALSGVDVQLVLSATNNQTLTAWAQQSYYDELLACGVKIALYRPHFLHAKHLTVDDGIALVGSINLDIRSFALNAEIGLVCYDADVVARIRAIEAEYLAHADHVDRDAWRRRPGWQRSREGVARLADSLM from the coding sequence ATGGACTGGTCCTACGGCACCGCCCTGCTGATCGTCGACTGGCTGATCCGTCTTGCGGCGCTGTGGTGGATTCCCAGCCGGACCACGCCGGCGGCCGCGCGCAGCTGGCTGTTGCTGGTCGGCTTCGTCCCGCTACTCGGGCTGCCGCTGTACCTGTTGCTCGGCCACCCGTGGCTTTCGCGCGAGCGGATCGAACGCCAGGCGCGCGCGTCGGATGTGATCCGCGAGGAGCAGCGCCCGCTCAGCGCGCTGCGCTGGACGCCGCACGGCGGCGCCGCCGCCGAGATGGCGCCGCTGATCGAACGCCAGGGCGCCTTCATGCCCACGCATGGCAACGCGGTGGTGCTGCTGGACGACTACGAGGCCTCGCTGCGCGCCCTGCTCGAGGACATCGACGGCGCCACGCAGCAGGTCCATCTGCTCTACTACCTGATGTTCGACGATGCGGTGGGCGACGCCGTCGCCGCGTCGCTGTGCCGCGCCGCGTCGCGCGGCGTGACCTGCCGACTGCTGCTCGATGCGGTCGGGGCCAAGCGCGGGCTGCGCGCCTACACCGCGCGGCTGCGTGCGGCCGGCGTGCAGGTGCATGCGATGCTGCCGGGTGGACTGCAGTGGCGCCGCAGCGGGCGCATGGACCTGCGCAACCACCGCAAGGTGGCGGTGATCGACAACCGGATCGGCTACGTGGGCTCGCAGAACCTGGCGGATGCGGTGTTCGTGCCCGGGCATCCGAACCGCGAGCTGGTCGCACGCGTGCAGGGACCGGTGGTGTCCCACTTGGAAGGCGTGTTCGCCAGCGACTGGTACCTCGAGACCGGCGAGCGCCTGATCGTGCAGCCCGACCTCGGCGTGCAGCCGCAGGACGTCGCCGCGCAGCTGCTGCCCAGCGGCCCGGCGTATCCGTTCGAGAACGCGCGCGACACCGTCAATGCGCTGATCCATCTCGCCCGCCACAAGGTGGTGCTGACCACGCCCTACTTCGTACCGGACGATGCCACGCTCAGCGCCCTGCGCATCGCCGCGCTGTCGGGCGTGGATGTACAGCTGGTACTGTCGGCCACCAACAACCAGACGCTGACGGCGTGGGCGCAGCAGTCGTACTACGACGAGCTGCTGGCCTGCGGGGTGAAGATCGCACTGTACCGGCCGCACTTCCTGCATGCCAAGCACCTGACGGTGGACGACGGCATCGCCCTGGTCGGCTCGATCAACCTGGACATCCGCTCGTTCGCGCTGAATGCCGAGATCGGCCTGGTCTGCTACGACGCGGACGTGGTGGCGCGCATCCGCGCGATCGAGGCCGAGTACCTGGCCCACGCCGACCACGTGGACCGCGATGCGTGGCGACGCCGCCCCGGCTGGCAGCGCAGCCGCGAAGGCGTCGCGCGGCTGGCGGATTCGCTGATGTAG
- the rpmG gene encoding 50S ribosomal protein L33: MASKRDKIRLISSANTGHFYTTDKNKKNTPGKMEIKKYDPVVRKHVIYKEGKIK, translated from the coding sequence ATGGCATCCAAGCGCGACAAGATCCGTCTGATCTCCTCGGCCAACACCGGCCACTTCTACACGACGGACAAGAACAAGAAGAACACCCCGGGCAAGATGGAAATCAAGAAGTACGACCCGGTCGTGCGCAAGCACGTGATCTACAAGGAAGGCAAGATCAAGTGA
- the rpmB gene encoding 50S ribosomal protein L28, producing MSRVCQVTGKRVMTGNNVSHANNKTRRRFLPNLHERRFWVASENRWVKLKVSAHALRTIDKNGIDSVLAELRARGEKI from the coding sequence ATGTCCCGCGTATGCCAAGTGACCGGCAAGCGTGTGATGACGGGTAACAACGTCAGCCACGCCAACAACAAGACCCGTCGTCGTTTCCTGCCCAACCTGCACGAGCGCCGCTTCTGGGTCGCCAGCGAAAACCGCTGGGTCAAGCTGAAAGTGTCCGCGCACGCGCTGCGCACCATCGACAAGAACGGCATCGACTCCGTCCTGGCCGAGCTGCGTGCGCGCGGCGAGAAGATCTGA
- a CDS encoding DUF885 domain-containing protein, translating to MHYHPLSASTGWPALNLRTAALLLALAPLHALAFAPSDADQRFQALYEKEWKWRQEQTGQADEDADTTGNRRRLPDVGADAQQARLKVWEQVLKDLDAIDASQLSPENRINLAIYRPQVENLADEVRLGAYEMPFNSDSSFWSNLSFMARRPMKTADDYRAYAARLRDVPRYFDQHIANMRRGLKRGFTVPRAVLDGRDVSIAAVADLKDPEQSTFYTPYKKMPASIPAAEQEALRKEVRDAIGQQVVPAFGTLLTFFRNEYVPQARTTLAAEAMPGGKAFYAQQIREYTTLDLSAEQIHQIGLKEVARIQAEMQDVIKQTGFKGTFAEFLTFLRTDPQFYAKTPQQLLERAAWISKRVDGEVGKYIGTLPRGRFTIVEVPADIAPFWTAGRGGLGTYWLNTYDLPSRPLYNLPALTLHESSPGHSLQAALAQEQGEQPAFRRDNYISAYGEGWALYTEKLGKEMGIYETPYEDFGRLTYEMWRAARLVIDTGVHHKGWTREQALAYLRDHTALSEHEVTTEVDRYISWPAQALSYKLGEIAIVRLRAEAEQALGPKFDIKAFHDAVLKQGSVTLPVLEEQIRAFIAESKAGPGKAATAAP from the coding sequence CTGCATTACCATCCGCTTTCCGCTTCCACCGGATGGCCCGCCTTGAACCTCCGCACCGCCGCCCTGCTGCTCGCCTTGGCTCCGCTACACGCGCTCGCCTTCGCTCCGTCCGATGCCGACCAGCGCTTCCAGGCGCTGTACGAGAAGGAATGGAAATGGCGGCAGGAACAGACCGGCCAGGCCGACGAGGACGCGGACACCACCGGCAACCGGCGCCGGCTGCCGGACGTCGGCGCCGACGCGCAGCAGGCGCGCCTGAAGGTCTGGGAGCAGGTACTGAAGGACCTCGACGCCATCGACGCGAGCCAGCTGTCGCCGGAGAACCGCATCAACCTGGCGATCTACCGGCCGCAGGTGGAAAACCTGGCCGATGAAGTGCGCCTGGGCGCGTACGAAATGCCGTTCAATTCGGACTCGTCGTTCTGGTCGAACCTGTCGTTCATGGCGCGGCGGCCGATGAAGACCGCCGACGATTACCGCGCCTATGCCGCGCGCCTGCGCGACGTGCCACGCTACTTCGACCAGCACATCGCCAACATGCGCCGCGGCCTGAAGCGTGGCTTCACGGTGCCGCGCGCGGTGCTGGACGGCCGCGACGTGTCGATCGCCGCCGTCGCCGACCTGAAGGATCCCGAGCAGTCCACGTTCTACACGCCGTACAAGAAAATGCCCGCCAGCATCCCGGCGGCGGAGCAGGAAGCGCTGCGAAAGGAAGTGCGCGACGCGATCGGCCAGCAGGTGGTGCCCGCATTCGGCACGCTGCTGACGTTCTTCCGCAACGAATACGTGCCGCAGGCGCGCACCACGCTGGCGGCCGAAGCCATGCCGGGCGGCAAGGCGTTCTACGCCCAGCAGATCCGCGAGTACACCACGCTGGACCTCAGTGCCGAGCAGATCCACCAGATCGGCCTGAAGGAAGTCGCGCGCATCCAGGCCGAGATGCAGGACGTCATCAAGCAGACCGGCTTCAAGGGCACGTTCGCCGAGTTCCTCACCTTCCTGCGCACCGACCCGCAGTTCTACGCGAAGACGCCGCAGCAACTGCTCGAGCGCGCGGCGTGGATCTCCAAGCGCGTCGACGGCGAGGTCGGCAAATACATCGGCACGCTGCCACGCGGGCGCTTCACCATCGTCGAGGTGCCGGCCGACATCGCCCCGTTCTGGACCGCCGGCCGCGGCGGCCTGGGCACGTACTGGCTGAACACCTATGACCTGCCCTCGCGCCCGCTCTACAACCTGCCGGCGCTGACCCTGCACGAATCCTCGCCGGGCCACTCGCTGCAGGCCGCGCTGGCGCAGGAACAGGGCGAGCAGCCGGCGTTCCGCCGCGACAACTACATCTCCGCCTACGGCGAGGGCTGGGCGCTGTACACCGAGAAGCTGGGCAAGGAGATGGGCATCTACGAGACGCCGTACGAGGACTTCGGGCGCCTGACCTACGAGATGTGGCGCGCCGCGCGCCTGGTGATCGACACCGGCGTGCACCACAAGGGCTGGACGCGTGAGCAGGCCCTGGCCTACCTGCGCGACCACACCGCCCTGTCCGAGCACGAAGTCACCACCGAGGTCGACCGCTACATCTCCTGGCCGGCGCAGGCACTGAGCTACAAGCTGGGCGAGATCGCCATCGTCCGCCTGCGCGCCGAGGCCGAGCAGGCGCTGGGCCCGAAATTCGACATCAAGGCCTTCCACGACGCCGTGCTGAAGCAGGGCTCGGTGACCCTGCCGGTGCTGGAGGAACAGATCCGTGCCTTCATCGCCGAGAGCAAGGCAGGCCCGGGCAAGGCAGCTACCGCGGCGCCGTGA
- a CDS encoding ParB/RepB/Spo0J family partition protein codes for MSAPKKRGLGRGLEALLGPKGAETPPAEAQPGEALRTLPVQQLQPGKYQPRMQMDAAKLTELAESIKAQGVIQPIVVRELSPGKFEIVAGERRWRASQEAGLAEVPVVVRELDDRTVIAMALIENIQREDLNPLEEAQSLQRLINEFSLTHAEAAEAVGRSRAAVSNLLRLLELPPAIRALLEARRLEMGHARALLTLSPDLASKLASDAAEQGWSVREVEHRAQQFAAGKVPVTGKKAKPAKAAPQPDIASLETELSETLGTRVTIAHGRGGKGKLIIQYTDLDTLDGVLERLRPKA; via the coding sequence ATGAGCGCCCCGAAGAAGCGCGGCCTGGGTCGCGGACTGGAAGCCCTGCTCGGCCCGAAAGGCGCCGAGACGCCGCCGGCGGAAGCGCAGCCGGGCGAAGCCCTGCGCACGCTGCCGGTGCAGCAGCTGCAGCCGGGCAAGTACCAGCCGCGCATGCAGATGGATGCCGCCAAGCTCACCGAGCTGGCGGAGTCGATCAAGGCGCAGGGCGTCATCCAGCCGATCGTCGTGCGCGAGCTGTCGCCCGGCAAGTTCGAGATCGTCGCGGGCGAACGCCGCTGGCGCGCCTCGCAGGAAGCCGGCCTGGCCGAAGTGCCGGTGGTCGTGCGCGAACTGGATGACCGTACCGTCATCGCGATGGCGCTGATCGAGAACATCCAGCGCGAAGACCTGAACCCGCTGGAAGAGGCGCAGTCGCTGCAGCGCCTGATCAACGAATTCTCGCTGACCCATGCCGAAGCCGCCGAAGCGGTGGGCCGTTCGCGCGCTGCGGTCTCCAACCTGCTGCGCCTGCTGGAACTGCCGCCGGCCATCCGTGCCCTGCTGGAAGCGCGCCGCCTGGAAATGGGCCACGCCCGCGCCCTGCTGACGCTGTCGCCGGACCTGGCCAGCAAGCTGGCCTCGGACGCCGCCGAACAGGGCTGGTCGGTGCGAGAAGTCGAACACCGCGCGCAGCAGTTCGCCGCCGGCAAGGTGCCGGTGACCGGCAAGAAGGCCAAGCCGGCCAAGGCCGCGCCGCAGCCGGACATCGCCTCGCTGGAAACCGAACTCTCCGAGACCCTCGGCACCCGCGTCACCATCGCCCACGGCCGCGGCGGCAAGGGCAAGCTGATCATCCAGTACACCGACCTGGACACGCTGGACGGCGTGCTGGAACGCCTGCGTCCGAAGGCGTGA
- a CDS encoding AAA family ATPase — MARIIAVANQKGGVGKTTTAVNLAAALARAPQRVLLVDLDAQGNATMGSGVDKREVDASTCDVLLGEVDARAAVVTTPEGFDLMPGNIDLTAAEIQLMDVDGREQRLKSALQPIRGDYDFIIIDCPPALSLLTLNALTAADSVLVPMQCEYYALEGLSALMETIEALRARLNPGLEIEGVLRTMFDIRNNLANAVSGELTTHFGDKVFRTIVPRNVRVAEAPSHGQSIVGYDRASRGGVAYLGLAGEILRRAADRKKQQQHMEHA; from the coding sequence ATGGCCCGCATCATCGCCGTCGCCAACCAGAAAGGCGGAGTCGGCAAGACCACCACCGCCGTGAACCTGGCCGCCGCGCTGGCGCGCGCGCCGCAACGGGTGCTGCTGGTCGACCTGGATGCGCAGGGCAATGCGACGATGGGCAGCGGCGTGGACAAGCGCGAGGTGGATGCGTCCACCTGCGACGTGCTGCTGGGCGAAGTGGACGCGCGGGCCGCGGTGGTCACCACGCCCGAGGGCTTCGACCTGATGCCGGGCAACATCGACCTGACCGCCGCCGAGATCCAGCTGATGGACGTGGACGGCCGCGAGCAGCGCCTCAAGAGCGCGCTGCAGCCGATCCGCGGCGACTACGACTTCATCATCATCGACTGCCCGCCGGCGCTGTCGCTGCTGACGCTCAATGCGCTGACCGCCGCCGATTCGGTGCTGGTACCGATGCAGTGCGAGTACTACGCGCTGGAAGGCCTGTCGGCGCTGATGGAAACCATCGAAGCGCTGCGCGCGCGCCTGAATCCCGGCCTGGAGATTGAAGGCGTGCTGCGCACGATGTTCGACATCCGCAACAACCTGGCCAACGCCGTCTCCGGTGAACTGACCACGCACTTCGGCGACAAGGTCTTCCGCACCATCGTGCCGCGCAACGTGCGCGTGGCCGAAGCGCCGAGCCATGGCCAGAGCATCGTCGGCTACGACCGCGCCTCGCGCGGCGGCGTGGCCTACCTGGGCCTGGCCGGCGAGATCCTGCGTCGCGCGGCCGACCGCAAGAAGCAACAGCAGCACATGGAGCACGCGTGA
- the rsmG gene encoding 16S rRNA (guanine(527)-N(7))-methyltransferase RsmG: MNDTAFSADLRDELHRGLAALGLDADALAPRLLAYLALLDRWNRTYNLTAIRDPREMVTRHLLDSLAMYPFVDDLAANGGALADLGTGPGLPGIPLAIAKPGLRVTLVESNGKKARFLREAVRTLKLDNARVAESRAEALDEPQAYDALTARALDVLAGIIEVGGHLLKPGGALLAMKGVRPDEEIAALPAGWSVDRIEPLAVPGLVGERHMVVVRRD, encoded by the coding sequence ATGAACGACACCGCCTTTTCCGCCGACCTGCGCGACGAGCTGCACCGTGGCCTCGCCGCGCTGGGGCTGGACGCCGACGCGCTGGCGCCGCGCCTGCTCGCCTACCTGGCCCTGCTCGACCGCTGGAACCGGACCTACAACCTCACCGCCATCCGCGACCCGCGCGAGATGGTCACCCGCCACCTGCTGGACTCGCTGGCGATGTACCCGTTCGTCGACGACCTGGCCGCGAACGGCGGCGCGCTGGCCGACCTCGGCACCGGTCCCGGCCTGCCCGGCATTCCGCTGGCCATCGCCAAGCCCGGCCTGCGGGTGACCCTGGTGGAGAGCAACGGCAAGAAGGCGCGCTTCCTGCGCGAAGCCGTGCGTACGCTGAAGCTGGACAACGCGCGCGTCGCCGAATCGCGTGCCGAAGCACTGGACGAACCGCAGGCCTACGACGCGCTCACCGCGCGCGCGCTCGACGTGCTGGCCGGCATCATCGAGGTCGGCGGTCACCTACTGAAGCCCGGCGGCGCGCTGCTGGCCATGAAAGGCGTGCGGCCCGATGAGGAGATCGCGGCGCTGCCGGCCGGCTGGTCGGTGGACAGGATCGAGCCGCTGGCCGTGCCGGGCCTGGTCGGCGAGCGCCACATGGTCGTCGTGCGCCGAGACTGA
- a CDS encoding 4'-phosphopantetheinyl transferase family protein has translation MSWRDTPADWHRDGISLWLLPHAPRQRGEPTARAHLSRALGMPPSALPITRDAQGRPHFIAPLHRLETGWSHSGERLLLALGEDIELGVDIERLRPRPRAMELAHRFYHPHETAWLRSLDDEEARTLAFLRLWCVKEAVLKAHGQGISFGLHRFHVRLEDDGTRLAACDPSLGRADDWHLHEWSAAPGYRAALAWHPRGAAWRPAIMAR, from the coding sequence GTGAGTTGGCGCGACACGCCTGCGGACTGGCATCGGGACGGCATCTCGCTCTGGCTGCTGCCGCACGCGCCCCGACAGCGCGGCGAGCCGACCGCCCGCGCCCACCTGTCGCGTGCGCTCGGCATGCCGCCGAGCGCGCTGCCGATCACCCGCGATGCGCAGGGACGCCCGCACTTCATCGCCCCGCTGCACCGTCTGGAAACCGGCTGGAGCCACAGCGGCGAGCGCCTGCTGCTCGCCCTGGGCGAAGACATCGAACTGGGCGTGGATATCGAACGCCTGCGGCCGCGTCCACGCGCGATGGAGCTGGCGCACCGCTTCTACCATCCACACGAGACCGCATGGTTGCGGTCCCTCGATGACGAGGAGGCGCGGACGCTGGCCTTCCTGCGCTTGTGGTGCGTCAAGGAAGCGGTGCTGAAGGCGCATGGTCAGGGCATCTCCTTCGGCCTCCATCGCTTCCATGTCCGGCTCGAAGACGACGGCACACGCCTGGCCGCCTGCGATCCGTCGCTTGGTCGCGCCGACGACTGGCACCTGCACGAGTGGAGCGCCGCGCCAGGGTATCGCGCCGCGCTCGCCTGGCATCCGCGCGGCGCCGCCTGGCGGCCTGCGATAATGGCGCGATGA
- a CDS encoding GlsB/YeaQ/YmgE family stress response membrane protein: protein MNFLIYLIVGGIAGWLASIVMKRDGSQGIILNVVVGIIGGFLGGWLLPMLGLGLGGGWVGFLITAFIGAVVLLLIVNLFTRGRAR from the coding sequence ATGAATTTTCTCATCTATCTGATCGTGGGTGGCATCGCGGGCTGGCTGGCGAGCATCGTCATGAAGCGCGATGGTTCGCAGGGGATCATCCTGAATGTGGTGGTCGGCATCATCGGCGGTTTCCTCGGCGGCTGGCTGCTGCCGATGCTGGGGCTGGGCCTCGGTGGGGGCTGGGTGGGCTTCCTCATCACCGCCTTCATCGGCGCCGTGGTGCTGCTGCTGATCGTCAACCTGTTCACCCGCGGTCGCGCGAGGTAA